Part of the Nicotiana sylvestris chromosome 2, ASM39365v2, whole genome shotgun sequence genome, TTCCACTGTGATTAAGGCTTCTGCTCCGTACACAGGAGAAAAACGAGTTTTTCCTATTCTCGATTTGGCCGTTGTTTtgtatgcccataaaactccgGGTAGTTCCTCGGGCACTTTACCTTTAGCCGCTTCCAACCTTTTAGATTTTGTATAATCACTTTATTCGTTGACTCCGCTTTACCATTTGCGCTCGGATGATAGGGTGAAGATGAGATCCTCTTTATTTGCAAATTTTCAAAAAACTTTGTGATCTTTGCGCCGATAAAATGCAGCCCATTGTCGCatgctatctcttttggtattcTGAACCTGTAGATTATGTTTTCCTATAAGAAATCCACCATTTCACATTCGTCGATCTTCTGATAAGGACCTATTTCCACCCACTTAGAATAATAGTCAGTTAAATCAAAAGACATCTTACCTTACGATAGCCGGTGGCAGTCTATCCCCTATTTCATAAATGACCACgtagataaaaccaaatatagtGGTTCTGCCGCTCGATGTACCAACAGTGAATAACTTTTGCATTTATCGCATTTTTGTACGAAATCTTTGGCATCTTACCCCGTGCGGGGCCAACAATATCCAACCCTTACCAGCTTTAACACTAAAGAATCTGTGCTCGAATGGTTTCCGCATATCCCTTCGTGGAGTTCTCGCATAACATAATTAGCTTCGGATGCTCCCAAACATCGATCCAGTGGGACTTGGAAAGAGTTTTTGTACAATTGGCCTCTTTTGAAGCTATACCATGCTGCTTTGACACGCAGTGCCCGAGATGCCTTGGAATCTTTGGGAAATTTCCCGTGTTCAAGATAATCGATGATCTCATTCCTCCAATCCCTGACCAAATTAATCATATTTACCTCGTAGTCGCTATCTACATTTAAGACCGAGTGCATCAATTGTACTACCGTCCAGGACTCTAATCCCTTCATTTTTGTTGATGAACCGAGGTTAGCTAGTGcatctgcttctgcattttcTTCCCTGGGGATATGAGTAATCGCCCACTCCCTAAATCGAGCCAGCAGAGCCTGGACCTTTACCACGTATTGTTGCATGCGCAACTCTTAGGTTTCGAAGATCTAGTAGACTTGGTTTACCACCAGTTGTGAGTCACACTTGATTTCTATGACCTCGAAGTCCAGTCCCCGAGCTAGTTCGAGTCCTGCAATTaaagcctcatactctgcttcactGTTAGTTAAAGGGACCGTTCTGATGGCTCACCTTAGGGTTTCTCCCGAAGGTATGGTTAATAGTATGCCAAGCCCGGACCTTTTTAGGTTGGAGGCTCCATCTgtaaataaggtccaaactcCCTATGTTGATTCTGACACCATTACTGGTTATTGGTTGTTAGAGGCAGAAATCCCAAGCtgaaatcggccacaaagtcaGCCAAGACTTGTTACTTAATCGTAGTCCTTGGTTTATATtctatgtcaaattcacttaTTTCAACtacccatttggccaacctaccAGAGAGTTCAGGTTTGTGAAGGATGTTCTGCAGGGGAAACGTGGTCACCACAGCTATCGGGCGACATTAGAAGTAGGGCCTCAACTTCCGAGTGgcgactacgagagctaaggccaaCTTCTCCAAGTGCGGGTAGCGAGTTTATGCTCCCATTAAAATCTTACTAACGTAATAAATGAGAGATTGCGTACCTTCGTCTTCATGGACTAAAACTGCACTTACTGCTACTTCCGAGACTGTGAGGTAGACCAATAGTGTTTTGCCTTCCTTTGGTTTCAAAGTAACGGAGGACAAGACAAGTAACCTTTTAAATCTCGCAAAGCCTGCTGGCATTTCAGGGTCTATTCgaagttatttttctttttgagcagtgtgAAGAAATAATGGCTTTTCTCTCATGACCGAGAAATAAACCTGCTCAAAGCTGCCAATCTTCCCGTGAGCCTTTGGACTTTTTCATGCTTGACAACTGATCCGGGATGTcttcgatggctttgatcttATTGAGATTTACCTCAATCCCCATTTGCGATACCAAAAATCCTAGGGATTTGTCGGAACTGACCCCGAACACGCATTTCTCGgagttaagcttcatgttatgcttccttAGGATGTCGAAGGTTTCTCACAAATGCTTAAGATGGTCACCTGCATTCAAAGACTTaacgagcatatcatctatataaacttccatagttttcccttcttttttttcaaacatCTTGTTTACAAGCCGTTGATAAGTGGCTGCGTGTTCTTCAACCCGTtggcatcacattatagcaatatgtgctGAAATTCGttatgaattaattttttttcctgATCCTTAGGGTTTatcttaatttggttgtacctggaGTAAGTAttgaggaaactcattaactcgtgcCCGGTCGTCATATCGATCATTTGATCGATGTTTGACAGTGGGAACGAGTCTTTCGGGCATGCCTTATTCAAGTCCTTATAGTCTATGCACACGCAAAATTTGTTCTTCTTCTTAAGAACTACTACTACATTAGCTAGCTAGtctggatactttacctctcggatTGAACCGATATCAAGTAAGCGAGTTACGTCTTCTTTGGAAAATTTATTCCTGGCCTCCGCAATAGGGAGCTTCTTTTGTCTTACCGAAGGTATCTTGGGATCCAAACTTCACTTGTGCACGGCTACCTCCGTTGAGATACCTGTCATGTCTGCATACAACCATGCAAAACAATCGGCATTATATTTAAGAAATTCAATGAAGCCAGACCTGAGCTCGGGGTGCAGTCTTGTCCCCAAGTGGAATTTCCTTTCTAAGAACTCTTCGAACAATGCAACTTGCTCGAGCTCTTCCACCGTAGATTTTGTTGCATATGTCTCTTCTGGTACCTGGAATTACCTTGGCACCTGATAAGATTTCGACACTTCTACCGCTGGGCTAACTTCATCCGATTCGGGAGTGGGCATCGGTTCCTGTAGTTGCTATGCCGCGTGCTCATTTCTTTTGATATTGGAGACCGAAATGGCATTCATCTCCCTAGCCACCGGTTGGTcgcctgtagacatgtgatttttgaccctccccaagattttttatattttagcatgaaaatatttagtttaggcctagtatcgctatttcaactaattttgactcttttattttatttcgtcacaaaaataaaaattacaaaaaatattttagtttatgtatctttcataaatttaaataaaaattatatacaaaaatagtaccttatttttatttttatataatcttgaaaatacaaaaaatagtttcatattttaatatagtttagtttaattaattaggattattttttgcattgtgtagtatttttatcttataatAAAGGGAATTAATTAAGGTGTTGGACCACAATTTCAAAAATCTTAGAGCCCAATTTTAGGACCCAATTCGGACTTGCCTAAACAAGACAGGCCCAATACCTATTAAACCCAATACCTTAAAAAACCCTACTTCCTCACCTTTAATAGACACTACAAAAAGGAACCTAATAGACCCCTAGACTAGACCTAACGCCTAAGATCCGTAAGAGCTAGGAGATCCGCCGTTTTTATTAAAAAcagaccccccccccccgccaccgttcttcatcttcttcagacaCTGAACAAAAATGACCCCTCCCCTGTAGATGGCTTCTTCTTCTTTAACAAAAATATCACTAACCTAGAGACCTAACAGAGGATCAACGGCAAAGGACCAAAGAGGGACTCCTTTCCATTCATCTTCTTCAACCAGCAAAAACTCAAAAAGGACCCCCCCTGACGTCGGTTTCTTCAACAGAGATTGACCATCTCCGACCCCATCGCCGGTCACCCCCTCATCGATCCCCACAACCATCGCTGGCCAACATCTCTCTAGCCTTGAACACCCCTCAAGGAACCTAGAACACCTAGAGCTGTCACCCCCACCAAAATCGGCGACCCTTCATCTCATTCACCAAGCTCGCCGGAAATCAGGCAATGATCTTCAtcataaacacacacacacacacacacacgaaaGCACACAGAGATATAGTTGCTTCAATCTCGTTATAATGATTTCGATTTTCAGATTTGTTATGGAGTTCATGTAAATTTTAGAGTTTCGCTTCTTCTGATTTCAATGGAAATTGACTCAATTTCGGTCATGGAGTTTTGTTTGAGTTTTATTGCTGCTTTATTGGTTCGGTGGTGACTGTTCGAGGTAGAAATTTTTCGTCGAGGTCTTGTTCACATCTCAGATTCTGTTTTTGAGGTCAATTTTCATCTCTTGCTTTATTAAGGTCTTGTTTGCGTTGGTGGCTGTTAATGAATTTTCTAGTGATGATCTATGTATTATGAAAGTTTGAGCTAAATGGCCAAAATCAGTGAATCGCCTATGAAATTATCTATGACGAAAAACCTAAAATTCCATTATGTCTGGAATACAAATTACATTTGTCTTTATTTAGATGATATTTTGTGCTCTTGACTATTATCTGTATGTTATTTAGCTCTATTCTCATTTGGATGAATTTAATAGCTGATTTGAATTTTGAATTCTATTGCAATAACTCATTAGGAGATTAAGGTTTTAAATCTTTAGAATTCACATTCTAGTGATATGGAACAATCAAGTTCTACTAATCTCTTCTAGTGCTGGATCGTTATGTTGAAAAGAAAATCAGTTGCTTATTTGAATTTCCTTAATGTGATTCACTTGAAAAATTGGACTTGGATTTTAGATGAAGTAAAGTAGAATTGGGATTAAATTCGCGTTCTTGTCTTAATATAGATTAATTGattcatcgtgattgtgtacacgttcgcgtgacataattgcgatcctaaaaataaaatcggggtatgcgttcgtgcaacttcggctaaactttcttaataataacaaagcTTGTGGACACGTTTTGCGTgatatgatttttgacgcgccaaacaaataggtacacgtacgcgtgacatgttttaagataatttcttaattaaaagaggcaaatgcacataggttctaaaaatgagtaattagacaatttgattaagccaagtatgatcaaagcaaccgtgctaaaaccacggaacccgggaatacctaacaccttctcccgggttaacagaattccttacccaaatttCTGTCTTCGCataccataaataagagtcaattttctcgattcgggattttaaaccggtgacttgggacaccataaattatcccaagtgacgactctgaatttaatataaataatcccgtttcaactgtcacttaaattagaataaactcccttatataccctttccgggggtagaaaaaaggaggtatgacagctctgacgactctgctggggaacgagaacccagaatctctggtttagggttcaagaattcgagcttgtcaatatgattttatttggctttatttattgttaatactACTGTATATTTGTGAACATAATATGCTAATTGTTgtttatttaccgctttgatattgtttaaaTTGTATTAAAATGCCTTCCTACGCCACtcctctgagtcttctaaaaatggtgcacacgttcgcatGACCCGCTTTTTCTATAGAAATTATACtaaatagaacgaggttgggcTAGCAACAAGAtcgggtagactttagtgctcccggtacgttgccccctcttcggctcgagttgtccgctcgggtaagccaggtcaagaacacaaccccaggtttaaacttagaataacacaacctcatgccggatccctagtaggaacatttgtttgcatcacgtgcatttgactttggagactcaacacaggggttgggtccatctaggacaagtGCACCCGAAATTAAAAGATCATCCTAATgtatcctatgtgctacatgttgcatttcttcaagagtaaaagggtcatttggctgACCAATgttagttgagggcaaatgaaaaaaaaaaagaaaaaagaaagggtgaagtgtgaaaataaagcaagtaaggCCTAGTTATGttcttctttcacatttttttaagaaaaaaaccagaaatatatatatatgaaaaagccataaagattttgcactttcccatcattttccaaaaatcaaaaaaagggaaaagaaaatccaaaaaagagtttacattgtttcattatttttcaaaaaaaaaaagaagacaaaaaatatattttctctaaattagttatttttttaattctcgtCCCCACCCGAACTACGCATATCTGATTCTCgcctttcggggcgtgatacgtaggcaacccacataggttCCGGTCTTCATAGTAAATAGTAAGTTCTTGGccttgcggggtcttagccaaattttgcacttctagtcaccttttggccacataagtcattttgcaaaaatagcctcaatcatgtcttgcatgctCCAATAAGGAGTGTTATTATCTCACATAGTGTTCttggtctttaactttatttagTCTTAATTTTTTCCTATCGGTATGGGTCTACTTAACGGAGTTGAGCATGACAGATGTTCCAGGACtgtccagtcaggatcgctcatttaggaatttgcttaaggagattttttttattttttattttttaatgatttgagtttgtttccttTTTATGCCATCTTTTACCTTTAGGTTCTGTACAGTAATATCAAGTCTTGTAAGGGATGTTGAAGTCTGTCATAGTCTAGCAAGTTTGTCGAGttttttttgttattgtatttcctattttgtatttgaaaaagtgtgttataaatcaaaaatccaaaaaaaaagaagaaattttgcgtttttatactgttagaagttttctttagaatactaaaaaaaattcatttgaggtggttttcctttattaaattaatatctagaactctaaaataaataaaaattatttttatatttcctttagtatattgagactaaaaataaaaaaagaaaaagaaaaaaacaaaaacaaaaaaaaaagagaattttcttttagtacttctttaaaagttttccttaagatattaattccaaaaataaaaataaaaagaattttcttttgaggtccttctttgggaaattaatgaaaaatgaatagAAAAAAAGATTACttactagaactttaggacattgtacatagaaaaaaaacatactttatctttagTTTATCTTCAGAGCTTCTCCCTCAGATAatcaaaactgaaatccaaaaatattttttatctttttcatttcttggttcgaaatctttctttcaggatatcaaatgaaaattcaaaatatttttctttggttcattctttagatttccttcctaaaaaaaggatcaaaaaatattttttctcttcttgggtttttttccttaataattttccatagagtatttgtttcaatatatatatatatatatgctcgttaagcttgagtttagaataggttataaaatattaagtctagaaaattcaaaaaaatgaatttgcttcttttatttctcttttctcatcagagtagtcattaaggttaaaaaaacaaaaaaaacaaaaaaaaagaaaatgttaGTTTGTTTAGTCTATTCTCGATTTTCcaaaactacgcttggtctgattcatgtggcgtcatgatacgtaagcaacctacatagggttcgatcgaatcatttttttaaattaaaagaaaaggaaaaaaaaaagaaaaaaagagatgaaattgtgggatgcgagaaatgagaggaaagaaaatagtgataattagaaagaaaaaaaaggaaggaaaatgagcaagccaaaaagtgcaagaaaagaaaagaaaagagaacattcaaatggacaaattgggatgatgacaagtgaccttgtgaccctcgaagtcattcttgagccgttaattgttgctagatgcgttgcacgcaatgtgatatttttagctgttaaatgccctaacgctaacgtgatgacctcatcttgttcctttttgttatcttcattgagcagaagggtggttggtttatgGTTCTTAAGGTagctcatccatacaacacaagttCAAAGAGCAAAGTAGTCATGACTAGCAAAGACCTGGacacaagagttgttgacccgtcgagggagtttgtggagtcggagtctgaattgaaagaggaggtccaaaggttgaaacaacagatcgcagaaatgtatcagtcttggattAGGGGGCATCCTGCACCTTCATTCTCCGTTAACTACATTGAAAACCCTACAACTATCCCACCACTGTTACAAATCCAGCCCCTTACTGCTGTTGATATCTACCtgcaaccttttcacactccacccgccaaaaccacctcatatcccgctcctttttCCACTCATGCCTTTGTAGCTCCTCCAAAAGctacttttcctcgatcctctaacgagattgtgttcaaagtccccaatgcccaacactatgctctaGAACCAACTTCTCACGCTCCtaattttgagcctcccggtgaaatTGAAAAGCATGCTAaaacagtggagcaagatgagatatccaggaaggtgaaaatcttagagcagttTTTAGGAAACATACAAGGGATAGAGAACCAGGTGAGCGTGccttacaaagacttgtgcttgtttcctgacatCCAACTGTCtgctgggtttaagatgccaaagtttgatttgtatgatgggcgtggagacCCAGTAGcacatctgaggggttattgtagtgaaatgagaagtgtttgcGGGAAAGATGAACTGTTGATGGCCTATTTCAGTAAGAGTTTGAGTGGGGAAGCCTTGGAGTggtatactcgtcaagatgtcagtAAATGGCATGCatggggtgacatggctcaagattttgttcggcacTATCAGTACAATCTAGACATTATCCCAGACTGCTCTTCCACATCTCAGATAGAAAAGAAACCCGAGGAAAGTTTTGGGGAGTTTTGGCTCaaatggaacgaacaagttgctcgagTGAGTCCTCCAATTGATAAAAAAGATGTTGATGAGTCCCGCCAACGACgagatccagtgggcattcctgctaaatgctttcagcctcaataccaaCCCTATGAATATCCTCATACTCCAGATAATCCTTCCCAGTGCTACTTTCCTCCACaaaatccccaaagtcatacCTCACCTTCCCAGTACCATATCCACAATGCACTGCCATATGATCCACACCCACGAGACCCACCGTAGTGACAAGACAGCATGATCATGCTCAATAAAGGGAAGCCCCGTCAAGAGTCCACAATGCAATCTATGGGAGCTCCGCCAAATGGACTCGAGGCCACGAGTCCCAAGCATGATGTTCAGAGATaaaagaagatgataagaagaaatggTCAAATGAGCCAACGAAGGTACTAGGATAGAAAAATTAGCgccaaggcacccccatttatagggggtaacGACACGATCATCAAGGCTTTAGAAGATTGACCGGCGGATGCAATTAGTGTGCTCTTGAAAAATTAAATCAACGGCGGTACACTCACCTTGGAGAACGGGAATTGACAGCGCGTTAAATGATGTCAAAATGCACAAGTCCACAGGGCACCCCGATTGTCACAAAAGCTCGCGCCACAGGTTGCATCATTGGTGCGACGTCACCgtaagaagctcgaggagtcaggtgacagaatcatttcccatcgctttgttctgggaaatgcagagactatctgtatgtgGCGAAATCAGAAGACTCGATTTCTCGCTATAGAGCCACTTCAGAAGAATTCCTCGAGACCCTGAGGACGTgaagccacgaccgagttccctccctcggggtTCGACagggcccgactcaaagaagatgaAGGATGAGTCCAGAACAGAAGAGGAAACTCCCAAGGCATAcgactaagtctgacagggccggccCATCTAGAGCCTACGCCGAAGCGTCGCATCTAGCCGTCACATCTCCATACTTTAtaattaatgcccatgtactatagccaggttcccctcctatataaagggaacccataCTACATTGTAatgggctgatgttgctccaattatttctccacaagtgcaataatatctctctctcttctctctaacttgctcgctCTCACTGGTTcgaggccactttaatatttatcactttcttacttgttcttcattctatcgcttggtattggccataaattgccttgtttaatcatatcttaactgttatcccatttccgactgcccccgatagctcgagctcggcCCAGTCGTCGACCCcaaggtcccccatcgaccagtcctaCACCTCGGCAGTCGACCTATCGGTTCGATCACTGCCTCGTTTAAGCTTTCATTTCATCATTGAACTTCATCTTCTTAGCATCatatgctctaacaactagcataaaaataaatcacgtatttttagaatctcatttacaaatttaatagttgttaccattttcacggtaaacaaaaatACTTTTGGTCAACAATTTATTTTTTTGGCCAAACTTTCCAGAGAGTaattttaagtgtcaaattacgaataagaaCATTAAAATATTTACTTAATAGTTGATATATTAAAGTAGATAGATAATTCTAAATGTTTATTATGAAAGAATATAATTAATTTctcatatctatatatatatattaaagctaTAAAGTTGCCATAAATAATTGATTATgtagttaagccaagtggcaaactaataaatatcaatagtatatggtaaatt contains:
- the LOC138885861 gene encoding uncharacterized protein — translated: MTSKDLDTRVVDPSREFVESESELKEEVQRLKQQIAEMYQSWIRGHPAPSFSVNYIENPTTIPPLLQIQPLTAVDIYLQPFHTPPAKTTSYPAPFSTHAFVAPPKATFPRSSNEIVFKVPNAQHYALEPTSHAPNFEPPGEIEKHAKTVEQDEISRKVKILEQFLGNIQGIENQVSVPYKDLCLFPDIQLSAGFKMPKFDLYDGRGDPVAHLRGYCSEMRSVCGKDELLMAYFSKSLSGEALEWYTRQDVSKWHAWGDMAQDFVRHYQYNLDIIPDCSSTSQIEKKPEESFGEFWLKWNEQVARVSPPIDKKDVDESRQRRDPVGIPAKCFQPQYQPYEYPHTPDNPSQCYFPPQNPQSHTSPSQYHIHNALPYDPHPRDPP